From Gadus morhua chromosome 14, gadMor3.0, whole genome shotgun sequence:
TGTATAGACCATGGACAAAAAAACGATCTCGGACACATTTGGATAGAAAAAAAGTATCAATGCGTATTCATGTTGACCACGCCCGGCTGCACTGGCCCCAATGACAGACAAAACACGTTTACATTATGTGAACTACTAAAGTACATGTGCAACTTAATGCAAAGGGGATTATAAAGAACATGAATTACctgtgtgataaaaaaaaaaaaaacaattttgaAAAGTCCTCATGGAGATGATTGCAACCGGAGAAGGTGAACAATCGAATACTGATCCTGTGAATGGTCGAGGACAAATCGTGAactcctattctcagggttgtCTATAACAGAAGGAGACTGGATTCCGCTGGAGGTAACAAGTTATTCACTTCTGAATGATAACCCATGAAACGGATAAACGCTCAGTCACTTTTTTCCCAAACAGATTTGTTAGAATTGAACCCTGGTCAGATCTGTGACGAGGAAGAGGCACGGTAAACCAAGATGACCAAGAGTCCTTTGAGTCTTCTGAAACACCCCATTAGAGCTCCTGCTTGTTTGCCTTGTTGCCCTGCAGGTCTGGCTTCTTGCCCTCCTTtttgctcttcttcttcttcttggagcCAACCGGGTGGGGCTCTTTGGTCCCCTCTGCATTCCCGGCCTTCCCAGGGAACACCTGTCCCTCCACGGTGACGTCCAGGCAGCGTTCCTGCTGCACCAGGAAGTCCTTCACCTCCCAGGCCAGCGCGCCGTCCTTGAGCATGAAGATGGCTCGGTTGGAGCCCACCACAAACCTGGAGGTGGGGAGACATGGATTTTACGGACCCGGTGTACTCCAAACTAAATAGTCTAGTTCTCACAGACAAAATGGAGGGTGTATGGAGTAAAAATCGCTTTGAGTCATGTAATTAGACAAACAGCAACTGTGACAGAATAAACTAACATCGGCTGTCCTACAGGGTAGatcttaaaatattttatatttagccATTAATAGTTATCCCTATGCAATTGGGATAACTATTAATGTTTAGTATAACCTTTACATTGTGTTAGTATGACAACTAgtatgccaacacacacaaacacacaccatgctAAACAAGTCAGTACCTCTGGATGTCATAGTTGGCATTGAAGAGACTGCCCTGCCAGAGGCTGGTGACCTCTTCTGTCTCCTTCTCAGTAGGATCTCCTGACACACTGGCAAAAACCATCAGTGTCCTGCCCTTCTTGGACATCTTCAGCAGTTCCTCGGGCTTGGAGGGGTCGGCTTTAGAGAAATCCACTTGGGGCGGCGGCCTCTTGTGTTCAGGGAGGTCCCCTTCCTCGATGTCATCATCCTTCTGTAACGCAGAGCAACGAGAGGACAAGTGTTAAAGACCCTGGAAGTGGACCACAAGAGATTCCTCCTCTACCCAAGTGTAAAGACTGCGGTAATTTGATGACGTGGTATGACAGTCGGTAGCCGCTGGTTCAATGGGCAGTGGGTTATAAAAACGGAATAATAACACTTTATGTCGTTTTAACAACATTTAGAAAGTGcacaacaaatatatataataagtaAATGTATTAGAGACTACAGTCAACATTAAACCGCGAGTTGTAGAATTCAGAAGCTGAGTATATCCGTGAGTTACATTAAACAATGTTTGTAGCCTTGAACATCtgcaacatttgtttcactattCTTAAACCCAGGGTCTGAAATCATAGCTTGTAATGTTTGTGAATAATCTTTCTTGCTATCCACTGAATGAGGAGGTTGTGATGCTGGGTCGTTAGCTCCAAGCTAGCTCCAAGATGTATTTCGGGAGGACTAAGCCAAAACTATTCCCATCCATTACCTCCCACTCCTCCAGAAGACGGGCCATGTCCGCGTCATTGTAGTCCCTGATGTCCTTCTTTTTCTTGGGTTTATTTGGACCATCGCTCCCGATTACAACCAACAATTGTGTGCAGAGTAGCAGTGCAAGACACTTCCACCTAAAGTCCGACGCCATGCTTACAGATGGagcgctgtgattggtggagCTCAAAGGCTGTCACGAGACGGGAAGGGGCGTGTCTTAGTTGAGCTGAGATGAGGAGTGGTGATCTTGAGTGAGACGGGCAAGACTGCATGCAAACGTTGAGATGGTTGATATTCATCATATAAAGTCTTATAAAGTCTGAATACAGTCTATGATCTCAATTTGAGATCATAGACTGTGTACAATTGTTGAGATGGTGGAGATCATGGTCTGCATAGTTGAGATGCATACAGTATGgtgtggatgatgatgatgatgatgatgatgatgatgatgatgatgatgatgatttgttatttttatgttttctaAAACTTTGAAGTAATAGGCTAAATACGTATATTATATAGTTAGATAAGAACAAGTATATAGGCctaaaacacatttgaaaatgTTTCACAAATCCCAGGCCTTTAATCAAGACAAAGTTAAGTTTGCACAATGTGTGGCCTTGTTACAGGCCTATTAACTTTTTTAAGCTGTTAATGCTCGTTTTATCATATAAACAGCTTGAAAAAGTTTCAGCTTTGGTCTAACCAACTTCAAAATTATGAATCTGAAAGTTACGGTAATGTCGTGTCTAAAGTTCAGACACAGGGCATTGAATTTGAAGATGTCTAGAGCCAGAGCTATTTAGAGAGATCTCTCAATGGCTCTGCTTAGACCTAACCATCATAGAAACAAACTTTAACAGTGCCCTGGAGTACGTGCACATCTTTCCCTATGGGTTCCCAGAAGCTGAAAAAAGAACTGAAATGTGAAGGGCCTTGGCTATAATTTTGTTTGTTGCTGTATACACGTATTATAGCAGTGCTGGACGTATTTGCTGTGGTCAGCTTCTGTATCGTTCTGGGCAGTCTGAACGGAAATGGACCACACCTCTTCAGGACACACATCCTCCCTAAACAGCCTGGAGgaagaactctctctctctctctctctctctctctctctctctctctctctctctctctctctctctctctctctctctctctctctctctctctctcacgcatgGATGGGTGATTAAATATAAATCTCTAACAGGTATATCAGAGGTATATAAATACTTAACAGTTGATGGACCAGTCTGACAACAAATAAGCTTTGAAAGGATATGCATCAATTCATGCGTATGGGGCTACACCCTTGTTGACTGGGCTATAAATACCCTGCGGGTGTATTCCCGCTGATTGTTCTGACATCCACTGTTTGATGCGCTCTCATTGAATAGGAGGAGATCAAGCCAGCGGAGAAAGGCTGTATCTGTTTCCTCTTCGGTCTGCTCCACCCAACCATGGCATCAGGCCATGTGCAGCTGTGTCTCCTCCAGCCGACAAAAACATCGTTGTCCTAACAACAAGATTGATATGCGTCCGCACAATATCGTTTGTCTGCATGGTTGcttcaataaaacaaaataaaaagctaCCTTTTCACAGTTTTCGTTTTTAGTCACTTCAATAGTGTAGCGAGCAGCGCGGAAAGgatgagacgggagcccaggttcaaGCAGTTACTCAGTGCCCCATACACGCCATTCTCGGTGACAGTGGCGGCAACGATACACACAACATGTTAACattcaacaacacacaaccaattAACACCCcaaacccattaaccccacttaacctaacaaTTACAATAGGAAGACAACGCCCCTTCGGTCAACAGGCAACACGGATACCCAGAATCCCCTGCACGACCCCGTAGGAGTTGCCACACAGCCCCCACCTTAGGGGTCAGACGTCCCGACGACCCCAACGCCCATCACACAGTCGTGAATGTTCCGGTGGCCGGTGTTCTGCCAATTTCTGCTACCCATCAAATTTTTGGAAAATTCCCGATCCTGCGTGCGCATCCATTAATTTCTGCTACCCTTTTGGCTGATTGTGAGTATTTTCTTTTAACATGTTTTTAACTGCGCGATTTACTTACAAATATGTTTAACATTGCGCCTTTTGACCTGTAGGCATGTAAATATGTGCATGTACACACTGGCTATGCTTCTGAATGTAGAAATAAGATGATAGGCCTGTGTTATCTTTACGGGACTGGGAGCGGAGAACGTTTTCGTCGTCGGTGGGGAAGGGGGCGACGACATCTTAATATGTTTTAGCAAGATATCTTGTTACATCAATTCtaaatgcttgtgtttgtaGAGCTATGGAGGAAAGGTGGAACGAATCGTTtggggagcatattttgattcttgtttataacgtctttattgaAGACTTCAGGGGTACAGTAGCCTATGTGGATGGAATTATTAACTTAGTTTACACAGAATGATTAGAGTTGCCACAGTTTAAAAGCAATCCCTTGTTTCTAGAAAATGCAGAGGACTACTGTGTGGTGTGCTCCTTTGCAGAAAAAAATGCAGTTATAGGCCTACGGTAGACTAACATAAAATatttgctttgtatttttaattgacaAAAAAATGAGTGTGCATATTACCATACAATGTATCtcattgtaaattgtaatgctcttttaaaaaaaatgtagtgTGGCCAATATGGCAGTGACAATAGCGCTGCAAGAAATgcctcaaaataaaacaaagatttgatctttggttgtttttattattggatcttttgaataattaTTATCTATTGCATAATATCAACCCGTACATACAGACTCCCATTCACAAATTTATACAAGGTTTAACAATACTTTGCTACACTTTCTTGttgaagttatttatttagtttaattgatTATTGATGTTTTTTCTTTGAGTGCTTTTTTTTGCATTACGTACATTGCACATGCTGTACCCCTGAATTcttcaataaatacattataaaaCAGATTCAACAATGTACATGGGGTGAGTAGTGGTGTAAAATAACGTGATTCTGCAGTAGGAGCATAACGTCATTCTGCAGTaggagcattatttgatagtaCCCCTGAAATCTTCAACAAAGACGTTATACACAAGCATCAAAATATGTTCCCCCTATTCTTACAGTGTGCATAGAAACAGGGGACGATTGAAacgagaagggtccagctgcaggcttgggcgtttccgtcatgacacaagaacgccctttaggcgttcctggtagcgtttcatcgaccaataacgaggtgtttcgaaaggcataccgggtttcgcaaggcatactgcgaagcacagtcgcaaggcatactaaGCTTTCCTTCCtaaatggcaattttacctctctcattagatttagcaatcatggagcccccacttggctaacgttagttctatgctacccgtacttgaaactgctgctTGAGAAAATCTAACAAGCGAATGTTCCGGAAgttgacagccgtgcgaagaagaaggggttcggtgttgacggtgaaagttaggccggtttatagcagagtttccgttgtcggttattaccggtcaatgaccggaaaaaaatgaggaggaccgatgcgcatgctcagagtgtttctctgttgaggTGAACAGAGATTATTTTTCTTCCTGGAGGGGCTAGCCCAATATGTCCGACTTGGGAtcgttaaatatcccaggatgcatttcgcatttcgcatttcgcatttcgcatttcgcatttcgcatttcgcatttcgcattccttttttaaaatatcagtgtgtaagctataaaatacgctgtataggaacattttaagtataacaaagatggaggcctattcaacatattttcatactattattttaaaatgaaagaggggttttgttttacataatttgtttattgtcgctgatggaggaaacccatcgcaacggaaatcccggtcggatccatctgatttgtgtgtgtgtgtgtgtgtgtgtgtgtgtgtgtgtgtgtgtgtgtgtgtgtgtgtgtgtgtgtgtgtgtgtgtgtgtgtgtgtgtgtgtgtgtttctattctattctatacagtgttaccctttacgtttgatgatttgataaaaacgacagtgttaccccttatgtttttttcccatgatgactgatgaaatacaacagtgttaccccttacattttatttgacaaggacaattatttatttattttcaactatgtttttttctcatgacgaccaataaaatccgacagtgttaccccttatattttatttgacaaagacaacagtgttaccccttatgttttttttcatgacgaccaataaaaaacaacagtgttaccccttatgttttttttcatgacgaccaatatgggttaggcagagtgcactccactgcaccactgaggcgatgacaatacacaataatcaatcatcaataaagaggatatacatgacattaaaatgtatgtgtgtatttcccttatgtttttaaaatacgacagtgttaccccttatattttatttgacaaagacaacagtgttaccccttatgttttttttcatgacgaccaataaaaaacaacagtgttaccccttatgttttttttcatgacgaccaataaaaaaacaacagtgttaccccttatgttttttttcatgacgaacataaaaaacaacagtgttaccccttatggttattttcatgacgaacaaagaaaaacgacagtgtcacccctcatgtttcatttgataaaaacgacagtgttaccccctatgttttaattgataaatatcgacagtgttaccccttatgttttttttcatgacgaccaataaaaaattacagtgttaccccttatgtttttttcatgacgaccaataaaaaacaacagtgttacttaccccttatgttttttttcatgccgaccaaagaaaaacgacagtgtcacccctcatgtttcatttgaataaaacgacagtgttaccccctatgttttaatggataattatcgacagtgttaccccttatgtttttttcatgacgaccgataaaaaggacagtgttaccccttatgtttcatttgataaaaacgacagtgttaccccttatgtatatTTCATGACgggcgataaaaaacgacagagttacccctcatgttttttcaatgttgaccaataaaaaacgacagtggtacccctgtcgacttTTTTGCAGGgttccgaacctgagctgtttagagtgttaacctccgaacttatcaatgcaccatcaagacaccgaataaagacttcacaatggttatacttgactttataattcgcatgaaatagaaataagagacttccaacagaggacatcaaccggacttgaaccccggtctccagtgggttagctcacagctctctccacatcCCACTGAGATTTGGTATTTtaatatgtctgaggttatatatgacaataggtgcaatagacatgatagcgtCACGTTTAAAATTAATGAGATTGTGTTTTgctcagaaattgagccgcggtctctagtgggttaggcagagtgtacaccactgcaccactgaggcgatgacaacacacacaaatcaatcatcaataaagaggacattacattaaaatgtatgtgtgtatttctattatttcccttatgttttttttcatgacgaccaataaaaaacgacactggctgttaccccttatattttattcgacaaaaacaacagtgttaccctttgtttttttcatgacgaccaataaaaaacgacagtgttaccccttatgttttttatcatgacgaccaataaaaaacaacagtgttaccccttatgttttttttcataacgaccaatatgggttaggcagagtgcactccactgcaccactgaggggatgacaatacacaataatcaatcatcaataaagaggatatacatgacattaaaatgtatgcgtgtatttcccttatgtttttaaaatacgacagtgttaccccttatattttatttgacaaagacaacagtgttaccctttatgttttttttcatgacgaccaataaaaaaacaacagtgttaccccttatgttttttttcatgacgaccaataaaaaacaacagtgttaccccttatgtttcatttgataaaaacgacagtgttaccccctatgttttaattgataaatatcgacagtgttaccccttatgttttttttcatgacgaccaataaaaaacaacagtgttacttaccccttatgtttttttcatgccgaccaaagAAAagcgacagtgtcacccctcatgtttcatttgataaaaacgacagtgttaccccctatgttttaatggataattatcgacagtgttaccccttatgtttcatttgataaaaacaacagtgttaccccttatgtatatttcatgacggccgataaaaaacgacagagttgcccctcatgttttttcaatgttgaccaataaaaaatgacagtggtacccctgtcgacttTTTTGCAGGgttccgaacctgagctgtttagagtgttaacctccgaacttatcaatgcaccatcaagacaccgaataaagacttcacaatggttatacttgactttataattcgcatgaaatagaaataagagacttccaacagaggaaatcaaccagacttgaaccccggtctccagggggttagctcacagctctctccacatcCCACTGAGATTCGGTATTTcaatatgtctgaggttatatatgacaataggtgcaatagacatgatagcgttacgtttaaa
This genomic window contains:
- the mesd gene encoding LRP chaperone MESD is translated as MASDFRWKCLALLLCTQLLVVIGSDGPNKPKKKKDIRDYNDADMARLLEEWEKDDDIEEGDLPEHKRPPPQVDFSKADPSKPEELLKMSKKGRTLMVFASVSGDPTEKETEEVTSLWQGSLFNANYDIQRFVVGSNRAIFMLKDGALAWEVKDFLVQQERCLDVTVEGQVFPGKAGNAEGTKEPHPVGSKKKKKSKKEGKKPDLQGNKANKQEL